The Fundidesulfovibrio terrae genomic sequence GACATGAGCGGCTTGCCGAACTGGCTCTCGGGGCGTTCGGCCCGGCCCGCCTCCATCTGTTGCAGGGGGCGGCACTGCAAAAGAAATATCCGCCTGGATTCGTCCATGGCCCATTCGATGTCCAGGGGCTCGCCGTAGGCCTTGTCCAGGGCGATGGCGATGCGGCCGAGCTCCAGGGCCTCCTCGTCGGTGAGGCTCGGCTGCCCGGCCAGGGGGCCGGCCTCTTCATTGCGGCACACGCCGGCCACCGGGTCGCAGACGAAGAGCCTGTCTTTCAGGGAAATGTGGCTCTCCACCAGGGCGGGGGGGTCGCCCCGACGCACCACGAACAGGTCCGAGGATACGGCCCCGTCCACCACGGTCTTGGCCAGTCCCCAGGCCGAGTGGATATACACCTCGTCGTCGCGGATGGAGAGGGGGTTTCGCGAATAGGCCACGCCCCCGGAGCGCGCGTGGATCATGGCCATGCATCCCACGCACATGGCCACGTCCTCGCTGGGGATGCCCTTGGCCAGCCGGTAGGTGACGGCCTGGGGGCTGTACTTGGAGGCCACGATCTCCTTGTAGGCGATGAGCAGGTCCTCGGGGCTGACGCCCAGCACGCTGCGGAACTGCCCGGCGAAGGACTGGCCCAGGGCGTCCTCGCCGAGGGCGCTCGAGCGCATGGAGACATGCACGGCGGGCATGGTCTTGGCCTCGAGGTCCTTGTAGGCCGAGGTGATGGCGTCGGCCACGCTCTGGGGCAGTTCGGCGCTGACGATCATCTGCTGGATCTGCGAGCACAGGGGCAGGAGCTTGGCCTGGTCGTCCGAGCCGACCACCTGGATGAGGCGGTTGATCTCGTCCTGCAGGCCGGTGTCGTTCATGAATCGGTAGTAGGCCAGGGAGGTGATGGCGAAACCCGGGGGCACGGGCAGGCCCACCCGGGTCATGATGTCGCCCAGGTTGGCCATCTTGGAGCCCACCTGGTCGGAGGTCTCGCGTCCCACCGCCTCCAGGGGCAGCGTAAGCTCCGTGGCTTCGCTGTGGGGCTGGCGGTCGAGCACCGCGGCGATCTGGGCCTGGATGTCCTTCAAGCGCTCGAAGAGAGAATCGTACTTGCCGGGGGCGATCTCGGAGAGGTGCTTGACGATGCGGAACACGTTGACCGAGGCGGCCGTGGCCTGGGATCGCACGAAGGACATGCCGAAGACGAACTGGCCGCGCAGGGCCTGCTCCATCTCGCTCATGATGCCCAGGGTCTTCTTGTTGGCCGTGAGCAGCAGCCGGAAGTTGTGGTAGCGCTTCCTGAATTCGGCCAGGATATCCTCGTCGGAGAGGCCCTGGCCGCGCCCGTCGCCTCCGAGCAGGCTTGAGAAGATGGTCTTCAGGCGGGTGAACACGTGATTGCCCCGCCAATCAGGCGATGAGGCACTTCTTCTTGTTGGCGTCCTGGATCTTGTACAGCAGTTCGTCCAGTTCCACGGGCTTCATGAGGTAGTCGAAGGCCCCAAGCTCCATGCCGCGCATGGCCACCTCAACGTTGGCGTGGGCGGTGAGCATGAGCACCTCCAGGTCGGGCTTGAGCGCCTTGATCTTCTGGAGCGCTTCGATGCCGTCCATGCCGGGCATCTTCACGTCCAGCACCACCACGTCGAGCTCCTGGGCGGCCACCACGTCCAGGGCCTCCTGGCCGGAGTGGGCCAGATGGACCTCAAGCCCCCGGCGCGCCAGGCGCTTGCCCAGGGTGTCGATGAATTCGGCCTCGTCGTCCACCAAGAGAACGGTGCAGGTGCTCACGGCATTCCCCCTTCAGCTTTTGCAGGATACAAAATGGCTTTTTCACCGGGGAAATGCAAGGCGCTTGGCGGTGTGCGCTCCCGGACGGGATCGGCGGCCCAGCCCGGGCCCGGCGCGGCGCTCTGGCCTTTTGGGCAGGGCGGGGCTATGACCTCCGGGCCATGAGTCTTGAAATCATTCTCGAGAACGTCCGGGTGAGCCGGGGCGGACGCCCCATCCTGGACGGGGTGTCCTGGCGGCTGCCTGCAGGCGGCCGGGTGGCCCTGGCCGGTTCCAATGGCGCGGGCAAGTCCACGCTTTTGCGCCTGGCGCGCGGCGAAATCTGGCCCGACCAGCTTCCCGGAGGCGGCTTCGCCGGGCAGCGCGTCTACATCGTGGACGGCCGCGAGACCGCAAGCCCCATCGAGGCCCGCCCGCGCATAGGGCTGGCGGGATCGGACATGCGAGATCTCTACCGCCGACGGGGCTGGAACGTGTCCGGCTGGCTGGTAGTGGTCTCGGGGCTCACCGACACTCCCCTGCCCTCGGGAACAGTGGGCGAGCCCGAGCGCCGCGTCGCCCTGGAGGCGCTCGAAACGTTGGGGCTTGGCCAGCTTGCCTACAAGCCGTACCTGGAGATGTCCCAGGGGCAGGCCCAGGCCGTGCTCCTGGCCCGTGCCATGGTGCGTAAGCCCGAATGGCTCTTCCTGGACGAGGCCGTGGACGGCCTGGACGCCCTCTCGCGCAAGCTGCTGGGATCGGTGCTCACGCGCCTGGCCGAGCGCGGCGTGGGCCTGTGCGCCACCACCCACCATCCGTCCAGCCTGCCCGACCTTGGTTTCGAGGCCCTGGTGCTGGAGAACGGCCGCGCCGTGATGCAGGGCTCCCTCAAAGAGGCCGCCAGGCGTCTGGCCCCCACGAGACGCACTCGCGCGGCCGCGCAGGAGCCCTCGGTGGCGCAGTCTTCAGGACCGCCGCTCATCGAGGTGCGCGGGGCCACCGTCACCCTGTCCGGCCGCGACGTGCTGGCACGCCTCGACTGGTCGCTCGCGCCCGGCGAACACTGGGTGGTGGCCGGGCGCAACGGCGCGGGCAAATCGAGTTTCGTCAAGCTCCTGGCCGGGGACCTGCACCCCGCGAGCGGGGCCATCACCCGCTTCGG encodes the following:
- a CDS encoding PEP/pyruvate-binding domain-containing protein; its protein translation is MFTRLKTIFSSLLGGDGRGQGLSDEDILAEFRKRYHNFRLLLTANKKTLGIMSEMEQALRGQFVFGMSFVRSQATAASVNVFRIVKHLSEIAPGKYDSLFERLKDIQAQIAAVLDRQPHSEATELTLPLEAVGRETSDQVGSKMANLGDIMTRVGLPVPPGFAITSLAYYRFMNDTGLQDEINRLIQVVGSDDQAKLLPLCSQIQQMIVSAELPQSVADAITSAYKDLEAKTMPAVHVSMRSSALGEDALGQSFAGQFRSVLGVSPEDLLIAYKEIVASKYSPQAVTYRLAKGIPSEDVAMCVGCMAMIHARSGGVAYSRNPLSIRDDEVYIHSAWGLAKTVVDGAVSSDLFVVRRGDPPALVESHISLKDRLFVCDPVAGVCRNEEAGPLAGQPSLTDEEALELGRIAIALDKAYGEPLDIEWAMDESRRIFLLQCRPLQQMEAGRAERPESQFGKPLMSGGVTGSPGIAAGKVHPVRRDMDMLTFPEGGVLLCSEALPRWATLLGKASAVVSERGSSAGHLANVAREFGVPAIMGLTNAVAALSDKGVVTVDADGLGIYAGRVEALLALAPPRDTDQALHSPMHAILREVLDHIAPLSMLDPTAQEFAPENCKTLHDITRFCHEKSVVEMFRFGQDFHFSKRASKQLKYRVPMKWFFVNLDDGFVSDVKGKYVTMEQIACDPVHALWEGFVAVPWKGPPPVDAAGFMHIVAHSTVNRNIAHVDDEYAQGNYFMISNHYMCLSSRFGYHFCTVEALVDERENENYVSFQFKGGAAELDRRMRRARFVAEVLENYSFQVEMQGDEMRAMYAKGPMDVMLDRLRVVGYLLMHTRQIDMVMTNDALVNHYRQRFATEIGDILRESGEKHMSQVMREMA
- a CDS encoding response regulator translates to MSTCTVLLVDDEAEFIDTLGKRLARRGLEVHLAHSGQEALDVVAAQELDVVVLDVKMPGMDGIEALQKIKALKPDLEVLMLTAHANVEVAMRGMELGAFDYLMKPVELDELLYKIQDANKKKCLIA
- a CDS encoding ATP-binding cassette domain-containing protein; the protein is MSLEIILENVRVSRGGRPILDGVSWRLPAGGRVALAGSNGAGKSTLLRLARGEIWPDQLPGGGFAGQRVYIVDGRETASPIEARPRIGLAGSDMRDLYRRRGWNVSGWLVVVSGLTDTPLPSGTVGEPERRVALEALETLGLGQLAYKPYLEMSQGQAQAVLLARAMVRKPEWLFLDEAVDGLDALSRKLLGSVLTRLAERGVGLCATTHHPSSLPDLGFEALVLENGRAVMQGSLKEAARRLAPTRRTRAAAQEPSVAQSSGPPLIEVRGATVTLSGRDVLARLDWSLAPGEHWVVAGRNGAGKSSFVKLLAGDLHPASGAITRFGLPEPASLWDLRARMGLVSWEWQAEHPAGFTVRDVLVSGFFGSFGLYEEPSSEMLATAASWLDKLSLTPLADREMTTLSQGQARKTMIGRALAFDPQVLLFDEPLGGLDPSARAEILVLLDDLAAQGKQLVMVTHNPAEIPACVNRALVLEAGRAVACGAVEEALAAYNP